DNA sequence from the Buteo buteo unplaced genomic scaffold, bButBut1.hap1.1 HAP1_SCAFFOLD_103, whole genome shotgun sequence genome:
aggaaaggaggagaagagacaaatcgtcccttcccaggggagggCTCGCAGAACCTGGCCAAGAGGGGATGAAGGCCACCATAAGAGCCTGCCGCCCTAGGCCcgggctctgcttccagcaacaacagcctgagaggctgctcagacatgcaaatttatgcatgtacctacagacagcactgaacgaGAAAGCAAGGCCCAGAGTTACTAGGAACCCATTAAGGAGGCCAATTACTACCTTTCAAGCATGAACTTAAGTCCTACCTACAACTTCTACAATAATCAAACCACCCACTACTTAACCTTCCTCCcagtcagaaatactgtccGGCAACAGGCTTGAGGGGGACACTTGCTACCTACCCACAACGTTGGGGACCAGGTAGACTGGGACAAGGTGGACTCTCCTCCCGAGGACCAAGCGGTTTTAACAAACCACACGCTAGATTTAAGCAAGGACTTTTCCGAGCAGCACTAGCACAGTTTGAAGCCCATCATTCCCTGAAGGGCTCTGACTTTTGCACCATGCAAATGCCCCTGGACCCCGTGGCCGCGGCGCGAGGAAGCAGTGGCTCGGGGCACTTACGGTCACCGTGAGGTTTTCCCAGGCGATGCCAGACACGTTGATCCCGTTGCTCGCCCAGAAACGCAGCGTTTCGTTGCTGGGATGGGTCGGTGCCTCACActtacagctgggaggagagaagccaaGACAGGGGTAAGGGAAAGGCGATGGAGGTGCAGCCCGCAGCTCCTGCCAAggggcagcagctttctcagggggaaaaaaacccactagtagctggtgaggaagtccagcttgctgtgcatgtgcacagggtAGGTGTCTCGCAGGtgactcagcttctccagagcctcgtagatgaagatgatgcagaTGAGGGAGGCAAAGGCTTCTTCCGTGAAGCGGGTGACGTAGCACACCAAACAGCTGGCATCGGTGGCCACCAGCACTATGCACAAGAAGGCGGTCCACAGCCCAATGCACGCCCGCAGAGACAGATAGGAGAGCGTGtactccctgggaaagcaaaatgaaacaaaggctgcaaaggccagcaagaggccctgagacatgcctgccttcggggaaaacagggagcaatTCTGGAGCGTGTCAAGGCTGCggatgggaaatgcagtttccatgtACTACTACAGAGAGCCTCGgggctgtggtgcagggtgtagacccacaggaggagaggccaATTATTTAGTTACCACTGTTGAACAAGGATCTTGTGTTAACACCTTGGAGGCTGCTTGAGGTCAGGTCCCTCTTGGGCCAGGTGGTGTTCTCCCACATCACCCTGATGCCCTGACACTGAAACCAGCTGGGTTTGCACCCagtcacctgctgccagcaagctggggctTAATGATAAACCTTATGGCAATAAGGGTGGTTTATCTCCCATCAAAGccatagcaacaaaaggactgtcactaaaatctagcaactacccctaagaaacagaaaagcaaagcaaagcatcttttctccatcactgcccccttctgaaggctctcgcagcacccagctgcggcAGCCAGCCTTACTTGCAGAATTTGTAGAGGATCTTCTCAAACACGAGGACGGGTCCGGTGCTGCCGAGGATGGTGAGAGGTTGGCCGGCAAAGAGGCAATACACCACGCCGGCCATGGACGCGCCCAGCAGCGACTCCATGGCACTCTGTccggggaagagaggcagccgtgagtaaataaatcgttagggagaaacaaaaaccaaagccgATTCACTGCAGCGAGGACTTTGGCCTGACTTTTATCCTCCCCCATGCTCCCCAACAGAGAGACGTGCTCACTATCTGGCCATTGGTCgcctcccccagcagtcccCCAAAGGTGATGACAGGGGACATGCAGGCAcagtagaggaagaggaaggacgccaggcactgcaggctcaGACCATCCCGGAAGTCGCTCCAGAACCACGGGGCTTTCCGCTTCACGTCCAGGGTCAAACCTCCAaagagcctgcaggaaggaaaaagaagagagtctgTTCTCTTGGAGGAACACGgtgactttgctttgctgcagaagggcaatcAGAAGCACGGAGTCACTTTCGTGGCTAAAAAGAagcactctccttcctcccaaatcaaGGAAACCTGCGTGCAATGGtgatggctggggctgagcccagctgcccagatctcccccctgcccagcccaggggaccaaGCTGGCAATGCGGAGCCCCTTCGTTGAACCAGCTAACCCCAAAGACCTGCTAGAAGGGAGGGTGCATGCtcagatttgagaagcaaacagaaaaaaaacccaaactattaaagctcccaccttcccgtccgctgcagttcagggccactgtgtttctccagcGTGCTGTGAGAAGCACTGTCGTCAAGAgctcctggcatcttccttttttcctgttaaaatggaagtaagatAAAGCTATGGACTTGTAACCgctggcttgttttgcttctggtctggCTCTGTGACTGTGTCAGAGTGGGACCTTGTGAATTTGGGCCCCtgaacagcatccccagccgtCCTGCCCATCCCCCTCGCGCCTCCCACCTGCGAAGGGACGTTTTTCGGGGGCTCGATTCGGATCGATGGATCCCACTCTCCTGGCGGCAAGACCGTGACCTGATCCAGAAACTCGTCGATGCCAGCCACGAGGTCAGCCCCGTTCTTGGCTTTATAGGCAACGTCACGGAAAACCTGCCAAGAGAAGACAACCTGGTGAGAGGACAACCCAGCTCGGAGGTCCTAACCAGTGCAATAAGCTCTTGGCTAAACGcaaggctttttccccaaaatttcctgctggaaagggcaggaaatactcccccaaaaggaaaaatctgtgcgTCAGGGCATTTGTAATCATCTCCCCCACGAGGCCCCCGTCCCCCATGGCACACCATACCCTTCTGcttaaagagcaagagaagtttgACTGGCCCTGGCAATGCCACCACTGGGGACAGcgtgctggggaccccggcAAGAAGGATGAGATGCAGGATGCACCCCGGGTGGGATTTCAGCCTCCAGGATGTGGGGTGATGCAAATCTGCGTGTTCGCTTCGGGGTGAGAAAGAGGGCTGGGCTATTTGGAGAGCtgcgggcagctgggacagcaaatcctcttcctcactacttcagagacagggagagctgaagaaaggcaaaaatgacccGGAGCTATCTCATCTTGTCGCACCTCATCTGTCATGATAGTGGCCATGGACCTGCCGATCTCATGgtactgatgggcttttccttctggtccaagcaaaacaaacaggaacctgggcaagaaaaacaaaatgagagagagaagaaggtgtccttgctccaagagcacccaaggaaagccctggcagctcccagcccggaGCGTGGCTCAAGACGGGACACGTAGGCTCAGCGACGCCACgatgaatttgaaattcttcaaaaccgACGGCAAATTTCATTTGGGGGCCAACTTTCATTACAATTGGCCGATGGgtttaaaagctacagcagggaatggagaaaCGAAGGCGAGGAGATGTGGGTGGGGGAAACGTGCTTGCTCCCCCTCCCACTCGCCTTGTTCCCTTGGGACACCAAACTGATGCCTGCAACTCGATCTTTGGTTGGGTGTCTTTTTTACGGAAAAAATTTGCGCTTCTCATTCGCACCTTGTTGGGATGGGAACTTCCGTCATGCCCGAGAGGCGGACAGCCGGGCTCAGGCGGACAAATGCCACGATGGGCTGGTGAAGGAAATCCAGCTCTCCTACGAGCACGTTGGATGCTTCAGCCCCGGtgggaattttcttcatgaagtgcaGCTCCGCCTGGGCACGACAAGCGATTTTCAGGCAAttaccccaaaagcaaagcccacagcgctctgcagcacactctccagccaagtttgcaagagcaaatctgGCCCTAAAGGCGTGAGAAAGCTACGAGTGTCTCACCTTGCTTAAATCcgttgctctgctctcagggttCACCCCATCTTTAGCTTCTGCAGCggtgggagaaggacaagagGTGATTGTTTGGgctggtaggaaaaagaaagacactcagAAAGATGGACGAGGAGCAACTGGGACGCTTCTCCTTTGCCCGGACAAGTCTAAtggggccacagccctgcagaaagcctcaCCTGGCTTGTAGAGGAGGTGCAGGTCTGACTGCCTCTTGCTCACATCAGCAAACGAGCAGACAGCGGGCAGAAGGTTGGTTGTCTTCTCGTTCTGATGGTGGTGCTTCCTCAAAAGGACTTCTCGAACTTGCGCCCGCACGTGCTCGTCAAACTCCGTGGACTGTTCTTGCTGGGCCAGGATCGTATCTGAGGatggcaaagggaaacaaagccatcagagcagaaaccccaacaagtcccgacccccaaagcccccagggaaggctgtgccACACAGGCTGCACCCTAATGCCGGCTCAGCCTTGCATAGCAAGgccttttaataatgttcagcctttgcagccaaaacgagaattttcttctgctaagaaacaTGGCATCCAAGTGCTTATTCATCATTCCgctaagataaatatttcccattctaaATGACACAATTTTCTTGCCCGACCTGGCCTTTCTGACTCTACACGTTCACCCAAATTATAAGCGATCTATAGCACAGATGTTCCCAGAGCTTCCCGTGCTGATCGAGTGCAATTTGCCGAGCCCAGGGAGAAACGTGCTAAGAACGGCTCCgacttctccagcccttgaaaGGGCTGAATGGAGACCTGCCGCCAGTCAAAGATAACTTCTCCAAAGCGGCTTTTGCAATTAACTTCAAGtatcttccccacagaaatacactgcttggTCATCGCCAGATAAACTCTGCCTTAAAACTCTTACATGCTGGAtcttaaggcaaaagcaaaaaaaagaatgcgaGGAAACAGCTTGTAAGAAATAGTTCCTTTAAGGAGGTTCAGCTCTTACGcagactctgtatttctaagagcAGCCTGCTAAGCCCTGACACACGctcctttttggctgcagaatatTCTCTAGTGGCTTCTCCAACCccacaaactgctttcaaaaggaccccgcattggaataaaaaaacggTGCGACTGTTGCATGCCCAGTCTACATCCAAAAAcagctcatgagaaaaacacagtggcacttctggaaaaggacGTGCCATTGGGGCAGGGTTTGATTTGGGAGTGAAGAGCACCGTGGCGAGCTGAGCTCGGCCGTTCCCGGAGGGATGCAGCGCCCATGGTACCTGCAATCTCTTCGATGCTGTTGGCACAAATGTCCAGCAGCACCGACCCGTTGCtgatgcagctcctcagctcggAGAGGCTGTGCAAGGACAGCGTGCCAACGTAGGGCTTGCTCCAGCGCTCGCCACCATCTTCCACGTCCTCCTCAAACTTCAGCCACCTGCGGACATCGGGTGCGATCAGCcccattgcaagaaaacagccccagctctgcaaccccTTTGACAGAGCCACGGGgtggcaagaggagaaggctcctcGTGccgccacctgcagctgcaaaagcttcgcatcctggagaggagaaagcagagcccacGGGCGCTGCCGGTGCAGGGACTCCTCTCCCACcgcagccaagcagcagggatttaccTTGCCGTTTCCTTCCACTCGCCATCTCGGCCCTCTTTTACACAGATCTCATCCAGCTCGGAGAACAAGTGGTGAGAGAGGTGCTGCtcgtcctccttgctcctgagaaTGAACTGCACCCGCTGGGAcggggagcctgggggcagaaggcaaagacccaTCCCGTTACTGCGCCTGAACACAGCTCGTCACGC
Encoded proteins:
- the LOC142027993 gene encoding electroneutral sodium bicarbonate exchanger 1-like, which encodes MTTAGLDLDTTESAVKELERRDGSWTRVDAGVGDGWEDVRELSTPSPNFSLLVVAKQRHDEEAVIDRGRRSNTVSVRYEEEELEGHRTLYVGARMPLVRQSHRHHRRHSQKHREGEREKDSAPMEQGYHCKSHRSPSQRVQFILRSKEDEQHLSHHLFSELDEICVKEGRDGEWKETARWLKFEEDVEDGGERWSKPYVGTLSLHSLSELRSCISNGSVLLDICANSIEEIADTILAQQEQSTEFDEHVRAQVREVLLRKHHHQNEKTTNLLPAVCSFADVSKRQSDLHLLYKPAQTITSCPSPTAAEAKDGVNPESRATDLSKAELHFMKKIPTGAEASNVLVGELDFLHQPIVAFVRLSPAVRLSGMTEVPIPTRFLFVLLGPEGKAHQYHEIGRSMATIMTDEVFRDVAYKAKNGADLVAGIDEFLDQVTVLPPGEWDPSIRIEPPKNVPSQEKRKMPGALDDSASHSTLEKHSGPELQRTGRLFGGLTLDVKRKAPWFWSDFRDGLSLQCLASFLFLYCACMSPVITFGGLLGEATNGQISAMESLLGASMAGVVYCLFAGQPLTILGSTGPVLVFEKILYKFCKEYTLSYLSLRACIGLWTAFLCIVLVATDASCLVCYVTRFTEEAFASLICIIFIYEALEKLSHLRDTYPVHMHSKLDFLTSYYCKCEAPTHPSNETLRFWASNGINVSGIAWENLTVTVSAPSHCFLAPRPRGPGAFAWCKSQSPSGNDGLQTVLVRSTVSDFAVFLTIAIMVLLDFVVGIPSPKLQVPHTFKIPTGEVPRGACKEETGTAEAHGRGGHEARAGRCSDTGREGKRKASGVPGLGDDADVWALLQPTRDDRGWFINPIGPNPWWTVLAALVPALLCTILIFMDQQISAVIVNRKEHKLKKGCGYHLDLFVVAVMLGVCSVMGLPWFVAATVLSITHVNSLKVESDCSAPGEQPKFLGIREQRVTGLLIFGLMGCSVFFTSVLKFIPMPVLYGVFLYMGVSSLRGIQFFDRLKLFWMPAKHQPDFIYLRHVPLQKVHLFTVIQLTCLVLLWTIKVSRAAIIFPMMVLALVFVRKAMDFCFSKRELSFLDDLMPERKKKLDNARNEAREEEEVRLAGSSGLDTSVGL